GACGCGTAACATGACCACCGCCGAGATCGTCGAGCAGGTCGTCGCCGGAGCGCGGGCCCTGTCCGCCGGTGAGGTCCCCGGTGGCCCCGGCCGGGTCAGCAACGTGGTCTTCATGGGCATGGGCGAACCGCTGGCCAACTACAAGGCCGTGATCGGCGCCGTGCGCCGGATGGTCGAGCCGGCACCCGACGGCCTGGGCATCTCCGCGCGGGGCGTCACGGTCTCCACCGTCGGCCTGGTCCCCGCGATCGGCAAGCTCGCCGGCGAGGGACTGCCGGTGACGCTGGCCCTCTCCCTGCACGCGCCCGACGACGAGCTCCGCGACACCCTCGTGCCGATCAACACCCGGTGGAAGGTCGCCGAGGTCCTCGACGCCGCCTGGAACTACGCGGCCGTCACCAAGCGCCGTGTCTCCATCGAGTACGCGCTGATCAAGGACATCAACGACCAGGAGTGGCGGGCCGACCTGCTCGGCAAGCTCATCAAGAACAAGCTGGTCCACGTCAACCTGATCCCGCTCAACCCGACTCCGGGCTCGAAGTGGACGGCCTCCCGCCCGGAGGACGAGCGGGCCTTCGTCCGCCGCCTGGAGTTCCACGGCGTCCCGGTGACCGTCCGCGACACCCGGGGCCGCGAGATCGACGGCGCCTGCGGCCAGCTCGCCGCCGCCGAGTGACTCCCCCCACCGGGCGCGCGGACCGCCCGCCCGGTGGAGGGACCGTTACGGCGTCAGGCGGTGCAGGTCCCG
Above is a genomic segment from Streptosporangium album containing:
- the rlmN gene encoding 23S rRNA (adenine(2503)-C(2))-methyltransferase RlmN, producing the protein MSTVSPPGAPEPGQLTFVAPRRAKPARHLADLTMAERRAAVAELGEKPFRADQLSRHYFEKLNGDPELMTDLPAAAREKFASALFPKLLTPVREMTTDAGTTRKTLWRLFDGALVESVLMRYTDRTTMCVSSQAGCGMNCPFCATGQAGLTRNMTTAEIVEQVVAGARALSAGEVPGGPGRVSNVVFMGMGEPLANYKAVIGAVRRMVEPAPDGLGISARGVTVSTVGLVPAIGKLAGEGLPVTLALSLHAPDDELRDTLVPINTRWKVAEVLDAAWNYAAVTKRRVSIEYALIKDINDQEWRADLLGKLIKNKLVHVNLIPLNPTPGSKWTASRPEDERAFVRRLEFHGVPVTVRDTRGREIDGACGQLAAAE